In one window of Tellurirhabdus rosea DNA:
- a CDS encoding DUF2829 domain-containing protein has protein sequence MQKGLNYGQALEALKQGKRASREGWNGKGMFIFQRPGDVLAKDFLPKVKSLPDTVKAFLETQQRDIEFLPYLCMWSATGEVVNGWLASQTDMLSADWCILD, from the coding sequence ATGCAAAAAGGATTGAATTACGGGCAGGCTCTTGAAGCTTTGAAACAAGGCAAACGGGCCAGCCGCGAAGGTTGGAACGGCAAAGGAATGTTCATCTTCCAGCGTCCCGGCGATGTGCTGGCAAAAGACTTTCTGCCAAAGGTTAAGAGCCTACCGGACACCGTTAAGGCCTTTCTGGAAACACAGCAACGCGATATTGAATTTCTGCCCTACCTGTGTATGTGGTCAGCAACGGGCGAAGTTGTTAATGGCTGGCTGGCAAGTCAGACCGATATGTTAAGTGCTGATTGGTGTATTCTGGATTAA
- a CDS encoding M15 family metallopeptidase: MASRRIDDLHPLLAYAFGLALGEWRIRYPDRPQPILTATYRSPAEQDRLFRQPSDRIDNDGDGRIDEPDERVTAARAGESPHNFLPALAFDVAFQTADRKLDWSPRNFSDFAQLVLKSGGITWGGNFRTLPDAPHFELTGWKTFAKIGI; encoded by the coding sequence ATGGCATCCCGACGCATCGACGACCTGCACCCCTTGCTGGCCTACGCCTTCGGCCTGGCGCTGGGTGAATGGCGGATCCGCTACCCGGACCGCCCGCAACCTATCCTGACGGCCACGTACCGCTCTCCTGCCGAGCAGGACCGCCTGTTCCGCCAACCCTCTGACCGCATTGACAACGACGGCGACGGCCGCATCGACGAACCCGACGAACGGGTTACGGCTGCCCGGGCCGGTGAGTCCCCGCACAACTTCCTGCCGGCACTCGCCTTCGACGTGGCTTTCCAGACCGCCGATCGCAAGCTTGACTGGTCTCCCCGCAACTTCTCGGACTTTGCTCAGCTCGTGCTGAAGTCCGGCGGCATTACCTGGGGCGGCAACTTCAGGACCTTGCCCGACGCGCCGCACTTCGAGCTGACCGGCTGGAAGACGTTTGCCAAAATCGGCATTTAA
- a CDS encoding DUF4494 domain-containing protein translates to MPTWHKGTIQYQREEIVTDKRGDQIKLKTITEQYLIDAVSYTEAEARLYKEVATNTPNFSVKNISPVRLADVFCHDTGDAWFKCKVVYLTEDDRGRQRRIVNSMLVNAQNAKEAYERIQDSLKTMLIPIEIEDVVKTKILDVFPYREEAA, encoded by the coding sequence ATGCCGACCTGGCACAAAGGAACCATCCAGTACCAGCGCGAAGAGATCGTCACCGACAAACGTGGCGACCAGATCAAGCTGAAGACGATTACGGAGCAGTACCTGATTGATGCTGTCTCCTACACCGAGGCCGAAGCCCGGCTTTACAAAGAAGTGGCCACCAACACGCCCAACTTCTCCGTCAAGAACATCAGCCCGGTTCGCCTGGCAGATGTCTTCTGCCACGACACCGGCGACGCCTGGTTCAAATGCAAAGTCGTCTACCTGACGGAAGACGATCGCGGCCGCCAAAGGCGAATCGTAAATTCAATGCTCGTCAACGCCCAGAACGCCAAAGAGGCTTACGAGCGCATTCAGGACAGCCTAAAGACCATGCTGATCCCAATCGAAATCGAAGACGTAGTCAAGACCAAAATACTGGACGTATTCCCCTACCGGGAGGAAGCGGCCTGA
- a CDS encoding helix-turn-helix transcriptional regulator, whose translation MENTINQRLNSLIEALKISTKAFAESLDKTPTAIYTVLNGRNKPGFDVLEGILKIYPQVNSEWLLTGHGEMFKASQPVQEPVNESADYLREYLKRLEENFAKLSDQLNVKDRQIEGLQRMLEKTLLGKSSGVHQSQTGSNVRKHPYSKDVRVSAVKEQSEQQAA comes from the coding sequence ATGGAAAACACAATTAACCAAAGACTCAATAGTTTGATCGAGGCATTAAAGATTTCTACAAAGGCTTTTGCAGAATCACTCGATAAGACGCCAACCGCAATTTATACGGTACTGAATGGGCGTAACAAGCCTGGGTTTGATGTACTGGAGGGAATCTTGAAAATTTATCCGCAAGTAAATTCTGAGTGGCTACTTACTGGACATGGAGAGATGTTTAAAGCATCTCAGCCTGTTCAAGAACCAGTAAATGAGTCGGCGGATTATTTACGGGAATATCTTAAACGTCTTGAAGAAAACTTTGCCAAGTTGTCGGACCAGTTAAATGTGAAGGATCGGCAAATAGAAGGTCTTCAGCGCATGCTGGAAAAGACACTGCTGGGAAAGTCTAGTGGTGTACACCAGAGCCAGACTGGATCTAATGTTCGTAAGCATCCTTACTCAAAGGATGTTCGCGTATCTGCTGTTAAGGAGCAATCCGAGCAGCAGGCCGCTTAA
- a CDS encoding DUF2511 domain-containing protein: MLILSKSLKRVTGFNGSFFSLALSAIAITIASCATEGSKEQVKEVQELADVNPYLMTKKDLGAEWPLNGVDQGVVKCLDGRVVLETDQATYALNGTAQSVAEDEGWIKVDEIQITGKDISPMIKKGLEQCE, from the coding sequence ATGTTAATCCTAAGCAAAAGTTTGAAAAGAGTGACAGGTTTTAACGGGTCGTTCTTTAGTCTTGCTCTATCGGCTATAGCAATAACTATAGCTAGCTGTGCTACCGAAGGCAGCAAGGAGCAGGTGAAGGAGGTCCAGGAGCTAGCAGATGTAAATCCTTACTTAATGACTAAAAAAGACCTTGGAGCAGAATGGCCCTTAAATGGCGTTGATCAGGGTGTTGTTAAGTGTTTAGATGGTCGTGTTGTATTGGAAACCGATCAAGCAACTTATGCTCTAAATGGAACGGCTCAGTCAGTTGCTGAAGACGAGGGGTGGATTAAAGTCGATGAAATTCAAATTACGGGTAAGGATATTAGCCCTATGATTAAGAAGGGACTTGAACAGTGTGAGTAA
- a CDS encoding DUF6712 family protein, whose product MVTIEILKAHLGGVQMSLKMETVQPFVDTAERWFRKRIGRELYQYLQAVTTPDAAELEMISLAQACISWYAYSLAFPHLKVRVGNAGMSKQVPQDSAAVTKWEYVDSIEAIQTMLNRQYEDFWMLVDELMPEAWTASAAYQARQALLLRSATEILKFVTVENLGVMLYEQLMPYIARAEEFYLRPLVTEDDYDHLKAGWKAPTAVLSTQEQRLVELLQPALAHLAIFEAYPYLRLSISSRGISEKRSKDGLMEEVSPSIDAINTQHRQLFIDGQLYLNRAKEYLDRTASNVAFIGYRAAHPIGSSDDDNADYSNTPHILL is encoded by the coding sequence ATGGTAACGATCGAAATACTGAAAGCCCACCTGGGCGGAGTCCAGATGAGCCTGAAAATGGAAACAGTGCAGCCGTTCGTAGATACGGCCGAGCGCTGGTTCCGCAAGCGGATCGGCCGGGAGCTCTACCAGTACCTTCAGGCGGTAACCACCCCTGACGCCGCCGAGCTGGAGATGATCTCGCTGGCGCAGGCCTGCATCAGCTGGTACGCCTACAGCCTGGCCTTCCCCCATCTGAAAGTGCGCGTAGGCAACGCCGGCATGTCCAAGCAGGTGCCCCAGGATTCGGCGGCCGTCACCAAGTGGGAATACGTCGACTCCATCGAAGCCATCCAGACGATGCTTAACCGCCAGTACGAAGACTTCTGGATGCTGGTCGACGAGCTGATGCCCGAAGCCTGGACCGCTTCGGCCGCCTACCAGGCTCGTCAGGCCTTACTGCTGCGCAGCGCCACCGAGATTCTGAAGTTCGTTACGGTCGAGAACCTGGGCGTGATGCTCTACGAGCAGCTGATGCCCTACATCGCCCGGGCCGAAGAGTTCTACCTGCGGCCGCTGGTTACCGAAGACGACTACGATCACCTGAAAGCCGGGTGGAAAGCCCCAACTGCCGTGCTTTCGACCCAGGAGCAACGCCTGGTGGAACTGCTCCAGCCGGCACTGGCTCACCTGGCCATTTTTGAAGCGTATCCCTACCTGCGCCTGTCGATCAGCTCGCGGGGCATCAGCGAGAAGCGTTCGAAAGACGGACTGATGGAGGAAGTCTCGCCCAGCATCGACGCCATCAACACCCAGCACCGGCAGCTGTTCATCGACGGCCAGCTCTACCTGAACCGGGCCAAAGAGTATCTCGACCGGACGGCTTCGAACGTGGCCTTCATCGGCTACCGGGCCGCCCACCCCATCGGCAGCAGCGACGACGACAATGCGGATTACTCAAATACACCCCATATCCTGCTATGA
- a CDS encoding DUF5977 domain-containing protein, whose amino-acid sequence MIDALAQNLTFLPLKFSRNRIDHVVDPADTSLSDRSRLRYYLEILVPEFPQSTAFEPLVKLPGTEKPPVTSGGATTYEGAFFPHINELLDGFLERTKPQSAQSAMSLSASLTMPYCLREWVENDGTPISGTDKTSAKQHAIKAGLSEEDYAGWGEVFFDRYQQTNRRFLTWQPDRKVVSETSEEYLYFLLNCTPLPTTIRRRVEVTYSDGTAETLTVGSLSGPALYQVACVPAGPAALGLTSLAKEATSYRVWLSDGANNRISEVRSFRIDRQYRRAERHLLFSNSLGGWDTLRLVGDGSQSLKTQRLTAQMERPVGAAADYPELRVVYIQGERELVVSTGFFERAAADRLRYLGDLMLSEELYLVTDRGHQPAELATTSLVDAEDNPDLVSRTFTIRLTTPVQNYSNLPASPAQPARPTGWIGINVVHILDSFGKRTGRGRPMKLRKVYLDDYSVVKPLTEKPNVAGDPDYIDSNFVPGVDPGSTPYPSDAISRMGEFVRTNCPTGQVGGPALIEIAAGRWGGESPGDANVLAEAEWQSLNTQAYANQHGSCTLSPELYAQTVPAGQFWYRTGNPASFGIYWYSGPTGSENVGNTWDLQGQNRPFIYPVGTHNFALPVKPDSWRMLMFAPAGSTRRLQIWSNGTLQHDQNYTMNSDGYEHINMPFNPASGARLYFKLSAVA is encoded by the coding sequence ATGATTGATGCGCTGGCTCAAAACCTTACGTTTCTCCCCCTTAAATTCAGTCGAAACCGGATCGACCACGTCGTTGATCCGGCTGACACCTCGCTTTCCGACCGCTCCCGGCTGCGCTATTACCTCGAAATTCTGGTGCCCGAGTTTCCCCAGTCGACGGCGTTCGAGCCGCTGGTGAAACTGCCCGGCACCGAAAAGCCGCCGGTCACCTCGGGCGGAGCGACCACCTACGAAGGCGCGTTTTTCCCCCACATCAACGAACTGCTCGACGGCTTTCTGGAGCGGACCAAACCGCAGTCCGCACAAAGCGCCATGTCGCTTTCGGCCAGCCTGACGATGCCCTACTGCCTGCGCGAATGGGTGGAAAATGACGGGACCCCCATTTCCGGCACGGACAAAACCAGCGCCAAACAGCACGCCATCAAGGCCGGACTTTCCGAGGAAGACTACGCCGGCTGGGGAGAAGTGTTCTTTGACCGGTACCAGCAGACCAACCGCCGTTTTCTTACCTGGCAGCCCGACCGCAAAGTGGTTTCCGAAACGAGCGAAGAGTACCTGTATTTCCTGCTTAACTGCACGCCACTGCCCACCACCATCCGCCGGCGCGTGGAAGTAACCTACAGCGACGGAACGGCCGAAACGCTGACCGTAGGCTCGCTGTCCGGACCGGCGCTCTACCAGGTGGCCTGCGTGCCGGCCGGTCCGGCTGCGCTGGGCCTGACGAGCCTTGCCAAAGAGGCCACCTCCTACAGGGTCTGGCTCTCGGACGGGGCAAACAACCGCATCAGCGAGGTTCGCTCCTTCCGCATCGACCGGCAGTACCGCCGGGCTGAGCGGCACCTGTTGTTTTCCAATTCGCTGGGCGGCTGGGACACGCTGCGCCTGGTGGGTGACGGCAGCCAGAGCCTGAAGACCCAGCGCCTGACGGCCCAGATGGAACGGCCTGTGGGAGCGGCGGCCGATTATCCCGAGCTGCGGGTGGTGTACATCCAGGGCGAGCGGGAACTGGTGGTGTCGACCGGCTTTTTCGAGCGGGCTGCCGCCGATCGGCTGCGGTACCTGGGCGATCTGATGCTGTCGGAAGAGTTGTACCTGGTCACCGACCGCGGTCACCAGCCGGCCGAGCTGGCCACCACCTCGCTGGTCGACGCCGAAGACAATCCGGATCTGGTTTCGCGTACCTTCACCATCCGGCTGACAACGCCGGTGCAGAACTACAGCAACCTGCCGGCAAGCCCGGCGCAGCCTGCCCGGCCAACGGGCTGGATTGGCATCAACGTCGTGCACATCCTGGATTCCTTCGGCAAACGTACCGGCCGCGGCCGACCAATGAAACTGCGGAAGGTGTATCTGGACGATTACTCGGTTGTGAAGCCGCTGACGGAAAAGCCCAATGTTGCCGGCGATCCGGATTACATCGACTCCAACTTTGTGCCGGGTGTCGATCCGGGCAGTACGCCCTATCCCAGCGATGCCATCAGCCGCATGGGTGAATTCGTCCGGACGAACTGCCCCACTGGGCAGGTGGGCGGCCCGGCCCTGATCGAAATTGCCGCGGGCCGCTGGGGCGGAGAGTCGCCCGGCGATGCAAATGTGCTGGCTGAAGCCGAATGGCAATCCCTCAATACGCAGGCGTACGCAAATCAGCATGGATCCTGCACTCTCTCTCCCGAGCTGTACGCCCAGACCGTTCCGGCGGGGCAATTCTGGTACCGGACGGGCAACCCGGCGTCTTTTGGCATCTACTGGTACAGCGGTCCAACGGGATCCGAAAACGTGGGTAACACCTGGGACCTGCAAGGCCAGAACCGGCCCTTTATCTACCCGGTCGGCACGCACAACTTCGCCCTGCCGGTAAAACCCGACAGCTGGCGGATGCTCATGTTTGCGCCGGCAGGTAGCACACGCCGTCTCCAGATCTGGAGTAACGGCACCTTGCAGCACGATCAGAACTACACCATGAACAGCGATGGCTACGAGCACATCAACATGCCCTTCAACCCGGCTTCAGGTGCTCGCCTTTACTTTAAACTTTCGGCCGTAGCATGA
- a CDS encoding VanW family protein, with protein sequence MVEQLSSNLFVVGGAANAALLQITPGSRDAAYGPPGSGAMVDDGYPHVRWGASDAQPNVMQKLIQKNGQAQALLESKRDLIFGSGIEFFSKEDRRRQDSAGAAPR encoded by the coding sequence ATGGTAGAACAACTTTCGAGTAACCTGTTTGTGGTCGGCGGTGCAGCCAATGCCGCCCTGCTGCAGATCACGCCCGGCTCCCGGGATGCGGCCTACGGTCCGCCGGGCTCTGGCGCCATGGTCGACGACGGCTATCCGCACGTGCGCTGGGGAGCCAGCGACGCCCAGCCCAATGTCATGCAGAAACTCATCCAGAAGAACGGCCAGGCACAGGCCTTGCTGGAGTCCAAGCGCGACCTGATTTTCGGCTCCGGCATTGAGTTTTTTTCAAAAGAAGATCGTCGAAGACAAGATTCAGCTGGCGCCGCTCCTCGATGA
- a CDS encoding amidoligase family protein, with protein METQVILNDATLTKTEKIRRLLALGLTRRQVADLTGGNYGFVQNVFAKYWPNQVRSRAGQPADTFTFIAFNRRFGVEIEAYNVERHTLARALNEAGIYAVVEGYNHTTRPHWKIVTDASISGQNGFELVSPILEGSEGLEQLRTVCRILKQQHAYINRSCGLHIHFDAENIGLPQTKNLLVNYARYEAIIDSFMPASRRANTNGYCLSLRGREAGIDAATSMQTLAGRALPSRYFKVNLQSYLRHKTIEFRHHSGTIEFGKISNWVLFLHNLVEYSRTSRVETATFQGLTRFQQPEIVTYINNRISELAA; from the coding sequence ATGGAAACGCAGGTAATTTTAAACGACGCCACCTTAACCAAAACCGAAAAAATCCGCCGCCTCCTGGCACTGGGCCTGACCCGCCGCCAGGTGGCTGACCTGACCGGCGGCAACTACGGATTTGTTCAGAACGTTTTCGCCAAGTACTGGCCTAACCAGGTACGGAGCCGCGCCGGCCAGCCTGCCGACACTTTCACCTTCATCGCCTTCAACCGCCGCTTCGGAGTCGAGATCGAAGCCTACAACGTAGAACGCCACACGCTCGCCCGGGCGCTCAACGAAGCCGGGATTTACGCCGTAGTCGAAGGGTACAACCACACCACCCGCCCACACTGGAAAATCGTAACCGACGCCAGCATCAGCGGCCAGAACGGTTTCGAGCTGGTAAGCCCGATTCTGGAAGGCTCCGAAGGACTGGAGCAGCTCCGGACGGTCTGCCGGATCCTGAAGCAGCAGCACGCCTACATCAACCGCTCCTGCGGCCTGCACATCCACTTCGACGCCGAAAACATCGGCCTGCCGCAAACCAAGAACCTGCTCGTTAACTACGCCCGCTACGAGGCCATTATCGACAGCTTCATGCCGGCCAGCCGCCGGGCAAACACCAACGGCTACTGCCTAAGCCTGCGCGGCCGCGAAGCCGGGATCGACGCGGCCACCAGCATGCAGACCCTCGCCGGACGCGCCCTGCCGAGCCGGTATTTCAAAGTAAATTTGCAGAGCTACCTGCGGCACAAGACCATCGAATTCCGCCACCACAGCGGCACCATCGAATTCGGTAAAATTTCAAACTGGGTGTTATTTTTACACAACCTCGTTGAATACAGCCGCACCAGCCGGGTCGAGACGGCAACCTTCCAAGGCCTGACCCGTTTTCAGCAACCCGAAATTGTAACGTACATAAACAACCGCATCAGCGAGTTAGCCGCATGA